The proteins below are encoded in one region of Sedimentibacter sp. zth1:
- the buk gene encoding butyrate kinase yields the protein MMYKILSINPGSTSTKIAIYEDEHELFVESILHTDEELSKFHRVQDQFEFRKSAVLNFLKQNKFDVGELSAIVGRGGLLPPVKSGAYKVNELMVDRLMNRPILEHASNLAALIAYELSNELHINAYIYDSIAVDELMDIAKHTGLYEVDRVSLTHALNMRAAAMKVSKKLDKKYVDCNFVVAHLGGGISLSAHHQGKMIDIVSDDEGPFSPERSGRVAVKDLFKYVTSGKYTKDELKKKLRGNAGLKGHLETVDAREVEKRIHDGDEKAKLIYETMAYQIAKSIGELSVTLYGNVDRIILTGGIAYSKMLTDLVIKRVNFIAPVEVIPGENEMESLTLGALRVLRGEEKARDYFE from the coding sequence ATTATGTACAAAATATTGTCAATTAACCCTGGTTCTACATCTACAAAGATTGCAATTTATGAAGATGAACATGAATTATTTGTTGAAAGTATCTTACATACTGATGAAGAACTTAGTAAATTTCATAGAGTTCAGGATCAATTTGAATTCAGAAAAAGTGCTGTGTTAAATTTTCTTAAGCAAAATAAATTTGATGTTGGAGAGTTATCAGCTATAGTTGGAAGAGGTGGACTTTTACCACCGGTTAAATCAGGGGCATATAAGGTAAATGAACTAATGGTTGATAGACTTATGAATAGACCTATTTTAGAGCATGCTTCAAATTTAGCAGCACTTATTGCTTATGAGTTATCTAATGAATTGCATATTAATGCATATATTTACGATTCTATTGCTGTAGATGAGCTTATGGATATTGCAAAGCATACAGGATTATATGAAGTAGATAGAGTTAGTTTGACTCATGCTTTAAACATGAGAGCTGCTGCAATGAAGGTTTCAAAAAAACTTGATAAAAAATATGTTGATTGCAATTTTGTTGTTGCACATTTGGGTGGAGGAATTTCGTTATCAGCACATCATCAAGGTAAAATGATTGATATAGTATCGGATGATGAAGGTCCATTTTCACCAGAACGTTCAGGAAGAGTCGCTGTCAAGGACTTATTTAAATATGTAACTTCAGGGAAATATACTAAAGATGAATTGAAGAAAAAGCTTAGAGGAAACGCTGGACTTAAAGGTCATTTAGAAACTGTGGATGCTAGAGAAGTTGAAAAAAGAATACATGATGGAGATGAAAAAGCCAAATTAATATATGAAACTATGGCTTATCAAATAGCAAAATCAATAGGAGAACTATCTGTTACACTATATGGTAATGTAGATAGAATTATATTGACTGGTGGTATTGCTTATTCTAAAATGTTAACTGATTTAGTTATTAAAAGAGTTAATTTTATTGCACCGGTAGAAGTTATTCCAGGAGAAAATGAAATGGAATCTCTAACACTTGGAGCACTAAGGGTACTAAGGGGCGAAGAAAAAGCAAGAGATTACTTCGAATAG
- the pduL gene encoding phosphate propanoyltransferase has protein sequence MSKKIPVGLSNKHVHLSQAHLNILFGEGHVLTPIKDLGQPGQYACDEKVDLVGPKRTIKGVRVLGPIRKESQVELSFSDGISLGLGNIPVRDSGMLDGTPGLKLIGPNGEVVLERGVIAAKRHIHMHTTDAKEYGVKDKDIVLVPVEGERGLVFDNVLIRVSDSYALEMHVDIEEGNSAGLKNGQVVDIIKK, from the coding sequence ATGAGCAAAAAAATACCTGTAGGATTATCAAACAAGCATGTACATTTATCACAGGCGCATCTTAATATTCTTTTTGGTGAAGGACATGTTTTAACACCAATAAAGGATTTAGGACAACCAGGTCAATATGCTTGCGATGAGAAGGTAGATTTAGTTGGACCAAAAAGAACTATCAAAGGTGTAAGGGTTTTAGGACCTATAAGAAAAGAATCACAAGTTGAATTATCATTTAGTGATGGAATATCTTTAGGGTTAGGCAATATACCTGTAAGAGACTCTGGAATGTTAGATGGTACACCAGGGCTAAAACTTATAGGACCAAATGGTGAAGTTGTTCTTGAAAGAGGAGTTATAGCTGCAAAAAGACATATTCATATGCATACAACAGATGCAAAAGAGTATGGAGTTAAGGATAAAGATATAGTTCTTGTTCCAGTTGAAGGTGAAAGAGGACTAGTATTTGATAATGTTTTAATAAGAGTTAGTGATTCTTATGCTTTAGAAATGCATGTAGATATTGAAGAAGGAAATTCAGCTGGACTTAAAAATGGTCAAGTTGTAGATATAATTAAAAAGTAA
- a CDS encoding ABC transporter permease — protein sequence MKKYIFKRIAYMILTLFVIITLTFFLMRSMPGDPLANMAQMLPEQTKANFYAKYGLDKPLIEQYFMYMKGLLKLDLGESLVYAGRSISQTIATTSPVSGIVGGIALVIGVTIGVVLGIVAALNKNRWPDYIVMFIAILGVTIPVFVLASLVQFVFAVKLDWFPASGWGKAKNLVLPVLVLCFGPIASYARYLKSSMLDTLEQDYVLTARAKGLSEAKVIKRHVLRNSMLPAVTMLAGSVVGIFTGAFITEKMFSIPGIGFYYINSININDYTMILGTTIFYAVLFVVMQLIVDIVYVLVDPRIRISSDSVKE from the coding sequence TTGAAAAAATATATATTCAAAAGAATTGCGTATATGATTTTGACTTTGTTTGTTATTATAACTTTAACATTTTTTTTAATGAGAAGTATGCCAGGTGATCCTCTTGCCAATATGGCACAGATGTTACCTGAGCAAACAAAAGCAAATTTCTATGCGAAGTATGGGTTGGATAAGCCTTTGATTGAGCAATATTTTATGTATATGAAAGGACTTCTAAAACTTGATTTAGGTGAAAGTTTAGTTTATGCAGGTAGATCAATAAGCCAAACAATTGCAACAACCTCTCCAGTTTCTGGTATTGTAGGTGGGATAGCTCTTGTTATAGGTGTCACCATAGGTGTTGTATTGGGTATTGTAGCAGCTTTAAATAAAAACAGATGGCCTGATTACATCGTTATGTTTATAGCGATATTAGGTGTTACAATTCCAGTATTTGTGCTTGCATCTTTAGTTCAGTTTGTGTTTGCAGTTAAATTAGATTGGTTTCCGGCTTCGGGCTGGGGAAAGGCTAAAAATTTGGTTCTTCCGGTATTAGTTTTATGCTTTGGACCTATAGCAAGTTATGCAAGATATTTAAAATCAAGTATGCTTGATACACTTGAACAAGATTATGTTCTTACAGCTAGAGCTAAGGGATTGTCTGAAGCAAAAGTTATAAAAAGACACGTGCTTAGAAATTCTATGTTACCTGCAGTAACAATGCTTGCAGGTAGTGTTGTAGGTATTTTTACAGGTGCTTTTATCACAGAAAAAATGTTTTCTATACCTGGCATAGGATTTTATTATATAAATTCAATAAATATTAATGATTATACAATGATTCTTGGTACAACAATTTTCTATGCAGTTTTATTCGTTGTAATGCAACTTATAGTCGATATTGTTTACGTATTGGTAGACCCTAGAATTAGAATATCAAGCGATAGTGTGAAGGAGTGA
- a CDS encoding TldD/PmbA family protein → MIIKEYINKVITMFNKEGITNVEVYYNNTITKLVNIENNDIESFKTANDSGINISGNYDGYNSSTYIEKYDDKSIYDAIKNIKDTAKINNKPLKLQMFSDIAKCNKNNNIVNTDLDNVKKVLINIEKSAKRIDNRVISVTDCSYYEVLNNILLINNEGIELEDTYSYCIGTVSVVVGENEIKNNATSSVIKNRFDDIDYDKLMHNAIGDAINMLSASPIKSGKYKVVLRNNAAADILTCFMPIFNIENINKGISKFKDKLNTNVASKCFSLIDDPLYENGKLKRNFDDEGTKTCKKYLIKEGVLNSYLSKNAIDNISTGNAFRYSYRENIEISQTNCFVEKGSQTTKEIIENINDGIIITSFDGLNAGINTVTGDFSLISNGFYIKNGRIEKSINQITVGGNIYEVINDIECVSSDVECAYSYGDYFESPSILINNLMIGGL, encoded by the coding sequence ATGATAATAAAAGAATATATAAATAAAGTAATTACAATGTTCAATAAAGAGGGAATTACTAATGTTGAGGTGTATTATAACAATACAATAACTAAACTTGTTAACATAGAAAACAATGATATTGAATCATTTAAAACTGCAAATGATAGTGGAATAAATATTAGTGGAAATTATGATGGATATAATAGTTCTACATACATAGAAAAATATGATGATAAATCAATATATGACGCAATTAAAAATATAAAAGATACTGCAAAAATTAATAACAAACCATTAAAATTGCAAATGTTTAGTGATATTGCTAAATGTAATAAGAATAACAATATTGTAAATACAGATTTAGACAATGTAAAGAAAGTATTAATTAATATTGAAAAAAGCGCAAAAAGAATTGATAATAGAGTAATTTCTGTAACTGATTGTTCTTATTATGAAGTTTTGAATAACATTTTATTAATAAATAACGAAGGTATAGAACTTGAAGATACATATAGCTATTGTATTGGAACAGTTTCTGTTGTAGTAGGCGAAAATGAAATAAAAAATAATGCTACTTCATCAGTTATAAAAAATAGATTTGATGATATTGATTACGATAAATTAATGCATAATGCTATAGGAGACGCAATTAATATGCTATCTGCATCACCAATAAAAAGTGGAAAATATAAAGTTGTTTTAAGAAATAATGCCGCAGCTGATATACTAACATGTTTTATGCCTATATTTAACATAGAAAATATAAACAAGGGTATTAGCAAATTTAAGGATAAGCTAAATACTAATGTAGCAAGCAAATGCTTTAGTTTAATCGATGATCCTTTGTATGAAAACGGCAAATTAAAACGTAATTTTGATGATGAAGGTACTAAGACGTGTAAAAAATATCTTATTAAAGAAGGCGTTTTAAATAGTTATTTATCTAAAAATGCAATTGATAACATATCAACAGGCAATGCATTTAGATATAGCTATAGAGAAAATATAGAGATTAGTCAAACAAATTGTTTTGTAGAAAAAGGTAGTCAAACTACAAAAGAAATTATTGAAAATATAAATGATGGCATAATTATTACAAGCTTTGATGGCTTGAATGCTGGTATTAATACTGTTACAGGTGATTTTTCATTAATTTCAAATGGATTTTATATAAAAAATGGTAGAATTGAAAAATCGATAAATCAAATAACTGTAGGCGGTAATATTTATGAAGTAATAAATGATATTGAATGTGTTTCTTCTGATGTCGAATGTGCTTACAGCTATGGAGATTATTTTGAATCGCCTTCAATATTGATTAACAATTTAATGATAGGTGGTTTATAG
- a CDS encoding ABC transporter ATP-binding protein produces MSENILEVKNLSKYFNVGKNATLKAVDNVSFNIKRGETLGLVGESGCGKTTCGRTVLRLYDPTHGEIIFNGEKISNYNKRNFLKFKKNAQMIFQDPYSSLNPRMTIFEIVSEGLNVHYNLSKEEKSKKVNEILYAVGLTESFGNRFPHELSGGQCQRIGIARSLIVEPEFIVCDEPISALDVSIQAQIVNLLIKLQQERKLTYLFISHDLSMVKHISDRIGVMYLGSMVELTTSERLFEHTLHPYTQVLLSAIPDAEPDQEKQKNSIKIEGEVPSPINPPKGCKFSTRCCYANDLCKAERPVLKEVEKGHFVACHQYEKFM; encoded by the coding sequence ATGTCTGAAAATATACTTGAGGTTAAAAACCTTAGCAAATATTTTAATGTTGGCAAAAATGCTACACTTAAAGCTGTAGATAATGTAAGTTTTAATATTAAACGTGGTGAAACACTAGGTCTTGTAGGTGAGTCAGGCTGTGGAAAAACTACTTGTGGAAGAACTGTGCTAAGATTATATGATCCTACTCACGGAGAAATAATATTTAATGGTGAAAAAATTAGCAATTATAATAAAAGAAATTTTTTGAAATTTAAAAAGAATGCTCAAATGATTTTTCAAGATCCTTATTCTTCTTTAAATCCAAGAATGACAATTTTTGAAATAGTATCAGAGGGTTTAAATGTTCACTACAATTTATCGAAAGAAGAAAAAAGTAAAAAGGTAAATGAAATATTATATGCAGTTGGTTTAACTGAAAGTTTTGGAAATAGATTTCCTCATGAATTATCAGGTGGACAATGTCAACGTATTGGTATAGCTAGATCGTTAATAGTTGAACCAGAATTTATAGTTTGTGACGAACCAATCTCAGCACTTGATGTTTCTATACAAGCTCAAATTGTAAACTTATTAATTAAGTTACAACAAGAACGCAAATTAACATACTTATTTATATCACATGATTTGTCTATGGTTAAACATATTTCAGATAGAATTGGAGTTATGTATTTAGGTAGTATGGTTGAATTAACAACAAGTGAGAGACTATTTGAACATACATTACATCCTTATACACAGGTTTTATTATCTGCAATTCCAGATGCAGAACCAGATCAGGAAAAGCAGAAAAACAGTATTAAGATTGAAGGCGAAGTTCCAAGTCCTATCAATCCACCGAAAGGATGCAAGTTTTCAACAAGATGTTGTTATGCTAATGATTTATGCAAAGCTGAACGTCCTGTCCTTAAAGAGGTTGAAAAAGGTCATTTTGTTGCATGTCATCAATATGAAAAATTTATGTAG
- a CDS encoding serine hydrolase, with product MKLYNKYFIFSIVMVMMIFAMTGCQNNNELGELKENDLLKTVDGICDDYYMQKEFVGMSVAVIKDGKVSYLNYGNVKEDGEETTENTIYEIASISKTFAGTLLAQETIKGKVALDDPVQNYIKYPISNEYNGKTMTLENLATHTSGFPRMPNNWRTGPNPYKNYDREKLDKYLKKFVLERKPGAYYEYSNLSFGLLGCILEDVENKTYEELLQENITNQLDMKSTKIFLDEELQAKKAFPYATKDIEGYEWDFDALQACAGMKSTTRDLSRYIAANMNQLECSDELKQSFDIAQDIHYKGNMTIGLAWRFVNVGNKTILEHDGLAAGYTSYAAFNKDEGVGVVVLCNSTDGVIPLGQTIMDKLLKSK from the coding sequence ATGAAACTATATAATAAATATTTTATTTTTAGCATTGTTATGGTTATGATGATTTTTGCTATGACAGGATGCCAAAATAATAATGAACTAGGTGAATTAAAAGAAAATGATTTATTAAAAACAGTTGATGGAATATGTGATGACTATTATATGCAAAAAGAGTTCGTTGGAATGTCAGTTGCTGTTATTAAGGATGGGAAAGTATCATATTTAAATTATGGTAATGTTAAAGAAGATGGTGAAGAAACAACTGAAAATACGATATATGAAATAGCTTCTATATCAAAAACATTTGCAGGGACTTTGCTTGCACAAGAAACAATTAAAGGTAAAGTTGCTTTGGATGATCCAGTTCAAAACTATATAAAGTATCCTATATCTAATGAATATAATGGAAAAACAATGACATTAGAAAATTTAGCTACACACACATCTGGTTTTCCAAGAATGCCGAATAATTGGAGAACAGGACCAAATCCATACAAAAACTATGATAGAGAAAAATTAGATAAGTATTTGAAAAAATTTGTGTTAGAAAGAAAACCTGGAGCATATTATGAATATTCTAATTTATCATTTGGACTATTAGGATGTATATTAGAAGATGTGGAAAATAAAACATATGAAGAACTTTTACAAGAAAATATAACCAATCAACTTGATATGAAAAGCACAAAAATATTTTTAGACGAGGAGCTTCAAGCTAAAAAAGCATTTCCGTATGCTACCAAGGATATAGAAGGATATGAGTGGGATTTTGATGCGTTACAAGCATGTGCAGGTATGAAGAGTACAACAAGAGATTTATCACGTTATATAGCAGCAAATATGAATCAATTAGAATGTAGTGATGAGTTAAAACAATCATTCGATATTGCACAAGATATTCATTATAAAGGAAATATGACAATTGGTCTTGCATGGAGATTTGTTAATGTAGGAAATAAAACTATACTAGAGCATGATGGTCTTGCTGCTGGATACACAAGTTATGCTGCATTTAACAAGGATGAAGGTGTAGGTGTAGTCGTTTTATGTAATAGCACTGATGGAGTAATTCCATTAGGACAGACAATTATGGATAAATTATTAAAAAGCAAATAA
- a CDS encoding ABC transporter ATP-binding protein has product MNEKILEVKDLKVSFNTYAGEVKAVRGVDFDLNRGETLAFVGESGCGKTVTAKAVMRLLKDSIAEVKEGSVISYNGENVLTMNKKRLQEYRGNEVSMIFQNPMSSLNPTMTCGKQVMESLILHRGLKKDEARKEALKMFELVRIPDAKKRLDSYPHQLSGGMRQRVMIAIALACNPSILIADEPTTALDVTIQAQIMDLLADLKKELNAAIILVTHDLGVVAKFADRIQVMYAGQVVERGTAEEIFYDSKHPYTWALLSSVPKLAKTNKQQLYALKGTPPDLILPLNHCPFADRCQYCMKICKERMPSEVEITGSHKLSCWLMHPSAPQVEPLYKREDN; this is encoded by the coding sequence ATGAACGAAAAAATATTAGAGGTAAAAGATCTTAAAGTTTCTTTTAACACTTATGCTGGAGAAGTAAAAGCTGTTAGAGGAGTTGACTTTGATTTAAATAGAGGAGAAACACTTGCATTCGTTGGTGAATCAGGTTGTGGAAAAACAGTTACTGCAAAAGCTGTTATGAGATTATTAAAGGATTCTATTGCAGAAGTTAAAGAAGGTTCAGTAATTTCATATAATGGTGAAAATGTATTAACAATGAATAAGAAAAGACTACAGGAATATAGAGGAAATGAAGTAAGCATGATTTTCCAAAATCCTATGAGTTCTTTAAATCCTACAATGACTTGTGGAAAGCAAGTTATGGAAAGTTTAATTTTGCATAGAGGATTAAAAAAGGATGAAGCTAGAAAAGAAGCTCTTAAAATGTTTGAGTTAGTGCGTATACCGGATGCTAAAAAAAGACTAGATTCATATCCTCATCAACTTTCAGGTGGAATGAGACAAAGAGTTATGATAGCTATAGCTTTAGCATGTAATCCTAGTATACTTATTGCTGATGAACCTACAACTGCACTTGATGTTACTATACAAGCGCAAATCATGGATTTATTAGCAGATTTAAAGAAAGAGCTTAATGCAGCTATTATACTTGTTACACATGATTTAGGTGTAGTGGCTAAATTTGCAGATAGAATTCAAGTAATGTATGCTGGACAAGTTGTAGAAAGAGGAACAGCTGAAGAAATATTTTATGATTCAAAACATCCATACACTTGGGCTTTACTAAGTTCAGTACCAAAACTTGCTAAAACTAATAAACAGCAATTATATGCTTTAAAAGGAACTCCGCCTGATTTGATTTTACCATTAAATCATTGCCCATTTGCGGATAGATGTCAGTATTGTATGAAAATATGTAAGGAAAGAATGCCATCAGAGGTTGAAATAACAGGTTCACATAAATTATCATGTTGGTTAATGCATCCTTCTGCACCACAAGTTGAACCATTATATAAGAGGGAGGACAATTAA
- a CDS encoding ABC transporter permease: MANNENIDVSSFEIIGIDENEGEVISRPRVSYFKDAWRRFKQNKVALLALCILVLLIVMVVIGPALSGYSYQAVDKTARNVSPSLSHWFGTDKLGRDLFARVWVGGRVSIIIGIVGALISTVIGCIYGGVAAYFGGKVDIIMMRILEVLISIPYLIVVILMSIIFKSKSLAILILAMTITGWCGMARLVRGQMLQIKNEDYILATKAMGVSPWKIVTKYMIPNTISVVIVSITFDIPGYIFSEAFLSYIGLGIQPPGTSWGALASAAQAQFTHYPFQLFYPSLMIALTMLSFTLMGDGLRDALDPRLRK, from the coding sequence ATGGCAAATAACGAAAATATAGACGTATCATCATTTGAGATAATTGGCATAGATGAAAATGAAGGAGAAGTTATTTCTCGTCCTAGAGTAAGCTATTTCAAAGATGCTTGGAGAAGATTTAAGCAAAATAAAGTCGCACTTCTAGCTTTATGCATATTGGTATTATTGATAGTTATGGTAGTGATAGGACCTGCTTTAAGTGGGTATTCATATCAAGCAGTTGATAAAACAGCTCGTAATGTATCTCCTAGCTTATCACATTGGTTTGGCACAGATAAACTTGGACGTGATTTATTTGCAAGAGTTTGGGTTGGTGGTAGAGTTTCTATAATTATAGGAATAGTAGGTGCATTAATTTCTACAGTTATAGGATGTATTTATGGAGGAGTAGCTGCTTATTTCGGTGGTAAGGTTGATATTATAATGATGAGAATACTTGAGGTATTGATTAGTATTCCTTATTTGATAGTAGTTATCTTGATGTCTATCATATTCAAAAGCAAAAGTTTAGCTATACTTATACTCGCTATGACAATTACTGGTTGGTGTGGTATGGCAAGACTTGTAAGAGGACAAATGCTTCAAATCAAAAATGAAGATTATATACTAGCTACTAAAGCAATGGGAGTTAGTCCTTGGAAAATAGTAACTAAATATATGATACCTAATACAATTAGTGTTGTTATAGTTTCAATAACATTTGATATCCCTGGTTATATATTCTCAGAAGCGTTTTTAAGCTATATTGGATTGGGTATTCAACCACCAGGAACAAGTTGGGGTGCTTTAGCTTCAGCGGCACAAGCGCAATTTACTCATTATCCATTTCAATTGTTTTATCCATCACTAATGATCGCATTAACTATGTTGTCATTTACTCTTATGGGTGATGGTTTACGTGATGCTCTTGATCCACGTTTAAGAAAGTAG
- a CDS encoding TldD/PmbA family protein, with protein MITTNIINKILQTAIKYGGDFAEVFVEDKFNTNISVSNSNVEKGIVANDYGIGIRVFFGKTFAYTYTNNDSEENLIKITRELCSIYKKNGTTFVKPVLEPLSYIKEAKKYFSKTSYNQKIDVINQVISSGKSYDKAIDRMLVRYLDEEQNVLIANTDGVFVQDKRNKTRLLISAYANKNGVVQNGYIGPGAMMGFEFYDTIDLDYFGREAARSACDMVDADYCEAGQMSVVVDNGFGGLLFHEACGHSLEASSVAKGNSEFSGKLGQKVASDIVTLVDDGSIENAWGSLNVDDEGTKTKKNILIKNGILNGYMIDKLNSRIMNMDETGSGRRESYKYAPTSRMTNTYIEAGKSTRDEIIQNTERGLFVKNINAGSVNPVTGEFNFSVAESYMIENGKLTKPVKGATLIGTGGSILKLVDMVGDNLSIGQGYCYSASGAIYIGAGQPTVRISNMTVGGMK; from the coding sequence ATGATTACTACTAATATAATAAATAAAATATTACAAACTGCCATTAAATATGGTGGGGATTTTGCTGAAGTTTTTGTAGAGGATAAATTTAATACTAATATTTCTGTTAGCAATTCTAATGTTGAAAAAGGAATAGTTGCAAACGATTACGGTATTGGTATTAGAGTTTTTTTTGGTAAAACTTTTGCATATACATATACAAATAATGATTCTGAAGAAAATTTGATTAAGATAACTAGAGAACTATGCTCTATTTATAAAAAAAATGGTACAACATTTGTTAAGCCAGTATTAGAGCCATTAAGTTATATTAAAGAAGCTAAGAAATACTTTAGTAAGACATCTTATAATCAAAAGATTGATGTTATTAATCAAGTTATATCATCAGGAAAATCATATGATAAAGCTATTGATAGAATGCTGGTAAGATATTTAGATGAAGAACAAAACGTTTTAATTGCAAATACGGATGGTGTTTTTGTTCAAGATAAAAGGAACAAAACTAGATTGTTAATAAGTGCATATGCCAATAAAAATGGAGTTGTTCAAAATGGTTATATAGGACCAGGCGCTATGATGGGATTTGAATTTTATGATACAATTGATTTAGATTATTTTGGTAGAGAAGCAGCACGTTCTGCATGTGATATGGTTGATGCAGATTATTGTGAGGCAGGTCAAATGAGTGTTGTTGTTGACAATGGTTTCGGTGGATTATTGTTTCATGAAGCATGCGGTCACAGTTTAGAGGCTAGTAGTGTCGCAAAGGGAAATTCAGAATTTTCAGGTAAATTAGGACAAAAGGTTGCATCTGATATAGTTACATTAGTTGATGATGGAAGTATAGAAAACGCTTGGGGTTCTTTAAATGTCGATGACGAAGGTACAAAAACCAAAAAGAATATATTGATTAAAAATGGTATACTAAATGGTTATATGATTGATAAGCTAAACAGCAGAATAATGAATATGGACGAAACTGGTTCAGGAAGAAGAGAATCATATAAATATGCCCCAACATCAAGGATGACAAATACATATATAGAGGCAGGGAAAAGCACAAGAGATGAAATTATTCAAAATACCGAAAGAGGATTATTTGTAAAAAATATCAATGCAGGTTCTGTAAATCCTGTTACAGGTGAATTTAATTTTTCAGTAGCTGAGTCTTATATGATTGAAAATGGTAAGTTAACAAAACCAGTAAAAGGAGCTACACTTATCGGTACTGGAGGAAGTATATTGAAATTAGTTGATATGGTTGGAGATAATTTAAGTATTGGACAAGGATATTGCTATTCAGCAAGTGGTGCTATATATATAGGTGCAGGACAACCTACGGTTAGAATATCAAATATGACGGTAGGAGGAATGAAATAA
- a CDS encoding bifunctional enoyl-CoA hydratase/phosphate acetyltransferase, with protein MRLKDLQSLLHNDKKMRLAVVAAEEENVLIAVDDAFKNGVSVPILIGNEKAIKEIAKKADINIDSYQIINANSLEESAEIAVKMVKQGQADFLIKGLIDTSILVKQVLNKEYGLRTGKTLSHVMVYDVPQYHKLLFLTDGGIMTYPDLDKKKNILENAVEVLGSLKYDEIKVACLAAKEKLNPKMPPTVDGDALKKMYLDGEFEKGVIVEGPISFDLAISKEAASIKKYNSPVAGDADVLLVPNIEMGNGIGKTMTYFGNAISAGVIMGASAPVVLVSRADSYESKYYSILLGALVAQKNKE; from the coding sequence ATGAGATTGAAGGATTTACAGAGTTTATTACATAATGATAAAAAGATGAGATTGGCAGTAGTTGCTGCAGAAGAGGAAAATGTTTTAATTGCAGTGGATGATGCGTTCAAAAATGGTGTTTCAGTACCAATATTGATAGGAAATGAAAAAGCTATTAAAGAAATTGCAAAAAAAGCAGATATTAATATTGATTCTTATCAAATAATAAATGCTAATAGTTTAGAAGAGTCAGCTGAAATTGCTGTTAAAATGGTTAAACAAGGACAAGCGGATTTTCTAATAAAGGGGTTAATAGATACTTCTATTTTAGTTAAGCAGGTATTAAACAAAGAGTATGGATTAAGAACAGGAAAGACACTTAGTCATGTTATGGTTTATGACGTACCTCAATACCATAAGCTATTATTTTTAACAGATGGTGGTATAATGACATATCCGGACTTAGACAAAAAGAAAAATATATTAGAAAATGCTGTTGAAGTATTAGGTTCACTTAAATATGACGAAATAAAAGTAGCTTGCTTAGCTGCAAAAGAAAAGCTTAATCCTAAGATGCCTCCAACAGTTGATGGAGATGCATTGAAAAAAATGTACTTAGATGGTGAATTTGAAAAGGGTGTAATAGTTGAAGGACCAATTTCTTTTGACCTAGCAATTTCTAAAGAGGCGGCTAGCATCAAAAAGTATAATAGTCCAGTTGCTGGTGATGCAGACGTTTTATTAGTACCTAATATTGAAATGGGTAATGGGATTGGTAAAACTATGACATACTTTGGAAATGCTATAAGTGCAGGTGTTATAATGGGTGCAAGTGCACCAGTTGTTCTTGTATCAAGAGCGGATTCTTATGAATCTAAATATTATTCAATATTATTAGGTGCTTTAGTAGCACAAAAAAACAAAGAATAG